The Pseudalkalibacillus hwajinpoensis nucleotide sequence TAGTTTGACTACGGTGGGTAATTTCATTCATGCGAAAATCGCTCCTTTTACATGTAGGATTGCTTACCTCATGATTTAGATCGCTTTTATATACTCCCTTGTAGGGAATAAGACTCATCTGTAATACTATCCCATTGTAGCAACTTTAGAGAGCTATTGACAAGAAATAATCATTGAGCAGATGTTTGGTCATAAGTTGGTATCCTATATTCTTCCCCGATTTGTATAAGAGTTGGATGAATTTTATTTAATGTTTCAAAATCGTGAACGACCGTTTCAATCGGAACCGGTATTGAGCCGTTCGCTTTTTCTACTAAAGAAAGAACAGTATCGCCAGCATTTATTTTATAAACCACATAGGGAGAGTTTTTTTCAGGTGAACCCACTTCGACTGCTTCTGATACTTCTGAAATAGCTCTGTTATTTGTAAGAGTTCCTGTTGTTAAATCATAATAAGTTGTATGAAGGACAAGCAGAAATAGGGAACTTAACAATAGTTTTCGCATCTCTCGCAACTCCTTCAGAATGATTTCCTTTGTACTACGATATGCTTGTCCTTCCATGATATGACAGATTTCCTAGTGAATTATCTTTTCTTTCGATCGAGTGTCGAGTAGAATACTAAGAGATGGGGAGATTAACTGAGTTACTCTTCATTAGAGCCTCACGTTAAAAGGAGACCAAAAACATGCTTAAAAAAGGATTGCCGTTTTTATTGTCGATGGTGTTAATGATGTCTATTATTCCTATGGTGGCAAAAGCGGATGCGAGCGTCGGGGATGTCATCGTTACACTTGGTGAAGATCTATCTGAAGAGCAAAAACAGAAGCTAGTTGATGAAATGGAAGCTCCGGAAAATGCAATGACGGTAACGGTATCAAATGAAGAAGAGCATAAATATCTTGGGAATTATATAAGTAAAGCGCTGATCGGTACCCGTGCCTTATCTTCTTCTTCCATAACCATTGGTGAAAAAGATGCTGGTTTAAGCGTTGAAACAAAAAATATTAATTGGGTAACAGATGAAATGTACGCAAATGCTTTAATAACAGCTG carries:
- a CDS encoding DUF1002 domain-containing protein, which produces MVLMMSIIPMVAKADASVGDVIVTLGEDLSEEQKQKLVDEMEAPENAMTVTVSNEEEHKYLGNYISKALIGTRALSSSSITIGEKDAGLSVETKNINWVTDEMYANALITAGVKDADVYVTAPMEVSGTAALTGLIKAYELSTDEVIPEEQKQVANEELVTTAKLSDSIGADKATELMTKIKDEIA